The Paenibacillus sp. RC334 nucleotide sequence GGTATGGTAGCCGTCTCTATCCATATGCTGATGGGCAAGCATTTGCGCGAGCATTTGAGCGCCTTTGTGTATAACTTTTGGGTATTCGCCATCGCTGCTACATCGCTTGCGCTGTATAATATGGTCAACGCCATTCCTTTTACCGGATATGCACCACGGGAATGGGGATTGTTCCTGTTGCTCGCCATAGTGCCCACACTGTTCGGCCATTACCTGTTTAACTGGCTGCTCAAATACATTAACGCCACCGCGGTGTCGATGGCAGTACTCGGCGAACCCGTTATTTCTTCCTTGCTAGCCTGGGTGTTGCTGGGAGAAAAACTTTCTGCCTTACAATTTGGCGCAGGCTTCTTCATCCTGTTCGGGGTATGGGTTTTTATCCGATACGGAACAGATTTCAAGAAGCAAGTCGTCCACCAAAGTGAATTGCCTGACAGTGAGCTTCCCCTTAAGACAGGTTCTTAACTTATTTACCCCATTTTCATGAACGGTACTCAATTGAATAATCTTAATGATAAAAAGGAAAGGCGGAATCCCTTATGAAATCCATTGTATCCAAACGCTGGCTGTTAGCTCGACTATATGAGCCAGATATCATCGTCGCAGACTGCCGTTCTCTGCTCGGACAAGCCGGAGCGGGACGGGCTCAATTTAATGAAGATCATATTCCAGGGGCTATCCACTTCGATCTGGAGGAAGACCTCACGGCTCCTCTGGGTGAGCATGGTGGACGTCATCCTTTGCCGTATGCTGACACACTTGCCGCGCGCCTGAGTCGCGCCGGAATCAACGCAGATTCACGCATCATTGCCTACGACGATCAAGGCGGCATGATGGCCTCCCGCTTCTGGTGGCTACTGCGCTATCTCGGTCACGAGCAGGTATATGTGCTGGATGAAAGCTACAGTGCTTGGAAGGAAGCGAAGTTCCCGGTCACGGCAGACCAGCCGATTCGCATTCCCTCGACCTTTGTAGCAAATGTACAGCCGCAAATGCTCGCAACCATGCAAGAGGTACAACGTGTGTCCGCAGGCTCGGTTACTGTTGGCTCCTATACATTGATCGACTCTAGAGAGCGGCCGCGCTACCTGGGACTGGAAGAGCCCATAGATCAAGCAGCAGGACATATCCCCGGTGCAGTGAATTTCTTTTGGAAAGAGGTATTGAACGAAAAGGGTATATTAAAAAATGTGGAACAACTGGAAAAGCACTTTGCCAGCCTTGACCGGAATGCAGAAATTATCGTGTATTGCGGTTCCGGCGTATCCGCCTGCCCGAATGTGCTGGCCTTGGGCGAGGCAGGATTTAGTAAGGTGCGGTTATATCCGGGAAGCTGGAGCGATTGGATTTCTTATGAGGAGAATCCGGTGGCGACTGGGGAAGAGTAAAAGCGGAAAGATGCATAGCAGTATGTAAAGTCTGAATACATCACCAAGCGATTTCCTAAGTTATATCTTTAGCAGGAGCGGTTGGATTTCTTACAGTGAGAATTCTATTGCGACTGGGGAAGAGTAGAAGGCTTAAGCAGATATACAGTATGTAATTTGGAGTACATCGCTCATGTGGCAATGTACTCTTTTGCGTTGTGCTCAGGAGTATCGAGGTCAACACGGAGTCAACGAATGGGGGTGAACGTACTTACAAAACGGTAATGTTGATTTTGGGAAGCTTTGTATTCTACATTCTGGCCCCCACCTTTTGAAAGTTGAAAGACACTGTGATTTTGCTCGTGGTCGGACGACCACCATCGTCATGCTGGAGCTGTATATTGTCCTACAGCACCTCACGTACATGCGATTCCACTTGATTCACAACCTCACGCGCGAGAAACAGCGAGAACATCCCTCGAGTGGTCCTAAAATCGGGAGAGTCGACAAGGGTCTAATTCACTTCTTGATTCCCGATCGATTATTTCACTTGCAGCCAGATGCGCAATCAGCGGCGCCAGCGTAATCGCAGAATGCATCACCGTCAGATAAAGTCCCTTTATGTGATCTTGGAAGCCCACGATCGGATAGCCGTCTTCAGGCATTGGTCTCATCCCGACCTTTATGCTTTCCAGTTCCAGTTGATTCCCGTCCTTCAGACTGCGACGCAACGTGTCGAACGCTCGCTTACCGACCGCCTCTGGTCCGTTTTCCTCCGACTCGTCGATATAATCTTCCGCAGCCAGCAGCGTATAATCCGTCAGTTGACGCGCTTCAAATTGCGCATTTGAGATTAATGTGCGTATCAGTTTATTCGCAGTTTTCATTTGAATCAGAATGGAAGGCGACGACGTTACCGGCACGGGACAACCTAACGGGTTGCAAAGTTCGGGTATGCCTGTACCTGCGGCCAATACCACGACATCCGACTCCAGAAAACCCTTGGATGTATGGACACCGACCAGGCGGGAATCTTCTTGCTGCAGCTGCGTAACGTTGGTACCGAACTGAACCTTTGCTCCGTACTCCTGCGCTTTGCTCAACAACAGCTCCGTTACCCCTATAGGGTCCACCGCACCTTCTTCGCTGGCAAACATCGCTTCATCCGGATATTCCTTCAGATTCGGCTCCAATGCCTCAAGCTGCTCCCGGTTTAATTTTTGAAAGTGGAGTTGCTCCCTTAGGGGCGGAGTGCCCCAAGTCAGCGCTCCATGCCAGTGAATTTTCAGTTCGGACAGCTCTTGCTGAAGCGTATGATATTCTTCCAAAGCTGCATCGTACAAATGCCAGTATTCGGGAGCCACCCGATGAGTCGTATGTATCCAGGCAAAAGATTTTTCCGTGACTTCACGCGCCGCGGCGGGGTGTCGTTCAATAACGGTTACATCTTGATTTCGTTTGGCCAGATGATAGGCCACAGACGCCCCGACAATCCCTGCGCCAATAATCACGATTTTTTGTTTATTCAATAATGACTCCTCCTTTGTCACCCTATTGTAACATAGGCGTCATGATAATCAGACGTTATAACATATGAGGGCAGTTGGAGCGACTGGGTCCAACGGACTTAGCCTCGCAGGATTGTTCACTGATTCAGCTTCTTCGCTTACAGCTTCTGATGAACCAAGGGCAAAGCCCACAGCGTAGATACATTGTTATCTGGAGTTCCTGTCTTCTTCGAAATACTTCCATAACTTTCTTATTTCATAATCCATTGTTTCATCCGATCTCTCATAGTGCCAGCAATCTCTTTGTCTCTCTTGTTAATCCATTTATGTAATGGGCCCTCAATAAATCCCTGTATTTCTTTTCGTGTTTTATCTAGACTGTCTATTAGTTCTTTATATGAAAATTGTATAGGGAAATAAACATTACTATCGAGTGTTTCTTGATCATCTGGCCAAACATATGCTTGATCACCGATATATGTAATACCTGGGGTAGGATCATGTCCCATCCATGGACTTTGTTTATTTGAAATAGAATAAATAACATTAGAAAAATCTTCTAACCCACAGCAACAGCTTGGTAATATATATTTACTCTCGTCTTCAAAGAAAGCGATCCCTCCTGAAATAGCAACTTCTTCTTGCTGCAGTAATTCATTGAAAGACAAACAAAATGATTGTTCTATATTGATATGATTGTAACCAAATAGAAGAATCAAAAATAATTCAACATCTTGCTCACTTGATTGAGGAGAAAGGGAGATAATTTCTTCTCGAGTAACTTCGTTCGTAATCCATTCAGGTTTATCATAATATGGATCAATTATTACTGGTCTAGTGTAAGGCACTGTTGATTCCCCTTACTTTTATTTATCTTGCAGGAATTTCAGTTAACGTTTCTGTATTCATGAACCCCTAAGGGGTTATCTGCTTGTAATCCCTCTTCGAGATCCATCTCGCTCCGAAGGAGACGTAGCTTGAATATTATATTAAATGAAGTTCTATTCTTCCCTGATTAACCTTCTAAACATCTGCCAGCTTCTTTAATGTAGGAGCTCAAAGTTCTCTAGATCAACATTAAATTTGCCCTTTATTAATATATCTAACCCTAGTAATCCGTTAATGTTATGATATCTAAATGAAGTAAAGTCTACTGGGGTATCCCTTAAGATATATTCTCCTACCTGTATCCCCTCTATCGTTTTGGTAAATGCATGTTCTTTACCTCCGATTCCATAACTGGTTATAATGTCATCTTCTAAGCCGACTCGAATTCCAATATCATCCACTTCATCCTGAGAAGTCAATGTATGACTTGCTCCTGTATCAATAACTACATTATTTATTACTTTCTTCTGTCCATTATAATGAATCGTTATTTCCGTAAATAATAATCCATCTTTATACTCAATTTTCATTTATAGATATCTCCTTAGACCAACATTCTTCCGAACTTTCACTATAACCCGATCCTTAGAAGTATGATAAATCAAGGTCTTCTCTTTGCTATTCAATAATTCTTTAGTTGCTTCTTCATCACTCACAGGGCCAATTACAGCAACATCATCTATGAATTCTTGACTATCTTTCTCTTCAGAATGAATAATTTCGAACTTCACAAATTGATTTGGAAAGATTTGTTGTACTTCCTGCCACTTCACGATTAATCCCTCCAAACGTTTTTAATTGTATTATATCATTTATTTGGCTAGTGGCTTTCAATAGAATTTCACTCAACGTTTCTGTATTCACGACGTCCAAGCGGCTTAAGGACCGCAGGTCTGGGTGGCTCTGCCACTTAGCCGGTTGAATGTGTCCTGTGGATCCACTTCCCTGAAATGCCTCTTCCGGACCAAGGGTCGAGTTTGTCTCGGCCCGCAGCGTTGGATGCAATGTTATATGATATCACAGCCTTCCTCGAATTCACCCACAATTCACTTCTTTATATATTCTTTGAGTATCTATTAATTCTTCATCGTTGAACTCCATTCTATATACATCTGGTTTTGAGGTTTTCATTAAGAACTCATACCCGTATTGATCATCGAAGTATCTCATCATTAATATCATGACCAACCCATGTGTTCCTATTGCTATCTTCTGCCCCTTATAGTTCTTTATTATTTCTTTTAATCTTGTTACAGATCGTCTTTGACAGTCATTTATGGACTCACCAAAAGGTTCCTTATAATAAGGGTCTTTAAACATCTTACTTACGAGTGAGTATACTTCTTTGTCTGGAATAATCGTTTCCTCTCTTGAAAATACAAGTTCTTTAAGATCTTCAAACACTAAAATCTCTTTATCACTTTGTTGTGCCAACTCTTCAATTGTTAGGATTGCTCGAATATATGGACTTGAAATAAATACACTAATTCCTTCATCCTTCAGCAGTTCGGTTATTCTATGGGAATCAAACTTTCCTTTTTTAGTTAATCCTCGAGTTCTTTCATTTCCTTCCGATTTGGATGATTCACTATGTCTAACAAAGTAAATATATGTTTTCATATTTGCCCCCAGGATAACATTCAATTGATATATTCATAGCTATGGTTTCACCTAACGCTGATAATGATACAAGATGGCAGTTTGCTCATTACTTATCAGCGTCTTTAATCCCACAGTCATTTAATGCGATTATAAAGTCAAGCCATGATCTCTTTTATATTACTTTGATCGCACTTTTATATAGGTTTGGATTTGAGAATATTCTGGCATCTCATTCCCTCATTTCATCATTGCGTGTATTTCAACTAACATCTAATCTATGTACTTCGTAAATACTGCACCTTCAAGTTAGTATCTGAACTACATATATGATAACTCACTCAGTTCCACTTGCGAAGAAAAAATTGGTGGAAAAGGAATATTAAGCAGAGTGCTCAAGCTTCCATATCCATGTGATCCAGCAGGCTCTGAATACGCTGGATATTTTTCGTGCTGGCATGCTTATAGCGCTGCGTTATAACTACTACTAAATTAAGCGTTGAGTTTTTACTCTCCCCCACCTCTACGTTACTAAAAAAGAAGTTACATGGCCTAGTCTCGGACTAGTTCAGTAACTCCCTTTTCAAACCCTATTTCAATAGGTAGATTTATTATTCTTTTACCGCCCCGACCACGATCCCGGTCACAAAATAACGTTGCAGAAACGGATACACGAGCAGGATCGGCAGTGCACTGATAAAGATTTGCGAGGCCCGAATGATTCGCTGGGACAGATTGGCGACGGCTTCCGGGTCGAGCTTGGACATGTCGGCCTGAACGATAATCGTCTGCATAAATGTCGCCAGCGGAAGCTTTTCTGAATCTCGAATATAGATGATCCCGTCAAAATAAGAGTTCCAATGTCCGACCATCATGAATAGGGAAACCGTGGCAATGACGGGTATGGAGACGGGCAAATATATTTTGATAAAAGTCTGCAAATGCCCCGCCCCATCAATAAAAGCGGCTTCCTCCAGATCCTTGGGTACGGTACGGAAGAAATTAAGCAGCAGAATAATGTTAAATACCGCAACCAATCCAGGCAGAATCAACGCCAGCAATGTATTCATCAGTCCAAGCTTCAGAATCAGAATGTAGCCCGGAATGAGACCACCGCTGAATAACATGGTGATGACAAAATACCAAAGGTAGATATTGCGTGCACGGAAGACTCGCGTCTCCTTGGAGAGCGCATACGCTGCAATCGTATTTACCACTAACGCAAGTCCCGTTCCAAGTACCGTCCGCTCCACAGACACCCACAAGGAGGAGAGGAAATTGGCATTATCAAACGTCTTAGCATAGGCTTCAAGCGTAAAGCCAATCGGCCAGAACGTAACCAGTCCGGCATTGGCAGGTGCGGATGCGCTAAGAGATACCATGAGCAAGTGATATAAAGGCAGCAAGCAGAGCAGCGAAAGGATGGTCAGGAACACATTATTGAATATGCTGAATACTCGATATGGAATCGTTTTATGGTACATCGACTCGTCATCCTTTCTAGAAAATTCTGTACCCCGCGAATCGGTAGGCCAGTCGGTATGAGATCACGATCAGGATTAAGCTAATAACCGATTTAAATAAATTCACGGCGGTAGCGAAGCTGAACTGCCCACTAAGCAGACCTTCCCTGTACACAAAGGTATCAATGATATCTGCTTGCTGATAGATTAATGGACTATATAAGTTAAAGATCTGATCGAAGTTTGCATTGAGCACATTGCCTAGTGCCAGGGTTGCGATCACGATCCCAATCGGAATAAGCGCCGGGATGGTAATATACATCGTCTGCTTACAGCGCCCCGCCCCATCCACTTCAGCCGCTTCATAGAGTGACGGATTAATACCGGACAGTGCCGCCAGGAAAATGATCGTGTTGAAGCCAAACTCCTTCCAGACATCACTTGCAATGATCGTAAAGCGGAACCAGTTGCCATCCCCCAGGAAGAAAATCGGCTTGATGCCGAATACAGAGGAAAGGAATTGATTGATGATCCCTGTCTGGGCCAGAATATCGATCAGAATGCCTGAAAGCGTAACCCAAGACAAAAAGTGCGGAAGATACACGAGTGTTTGAATGGTTCTTTTGAGCGCCATCTTCCTGACCTCATTCAACAATAAGGCGAAGATAAACGGAATAATCAGGTTCATTACAATTTTGGAGCAGGCAAAAAACAGCGTATTCCACGTAATTTGCAGGAAATAATCATTCTCCCACATGTGCCTGAAATGCTTCAGTCCGACCCATTCAGAATTGAAAAAACCCAGTGCAGGTTTATAGTCTTGAAATGCCATAAGAATCCCGGACATCGGAATATACGAAAAAATAAAAACCATAATGGCCGCCGGCAACACCATCAAGTGGAGAATCCATGGTTGTTTATAGACTTTCTTTTTTCTTCTATTCGGCTTGCTCCCAATGTTCACCTGCGGCACCCGGTTAGCCTCCATATTAGCCTCCATAGCGCTCTCCTGTTCCCAAAAGAAAGTTTTTGTGTGTAATGGGGATCTCTGCTATAAATAGTATCAGGCAATCCTCAGGTCTGACTATATAACATTGTTAGGCTGGATATGGTTTTGTTAGGAATATCGATTGAAGGAGACTTTTATGAATTTATGGAAGCGCTTTATATTATTCCAAGGAACGGCTCGATCCCGGTTTAGTCTGTTTGCCAAAATAAACTGCTTAATCGTGGTTTTGTTCATCCCCATTATTATCATGTATACCTACTCGAACAATGTCACCTACGATGTCGTAAGCAAAGAGCTGCAAATATCCAATACCAAACAGCTCACGTTTTTATCCAGTCAGATCGATTCCCGCATTAATCAGATGATGGATTTCAGTCTTATTCTCTCTAGAGATCCCAATGTCAGAGCATTCAATGGTTTGAACATGTGGGATGATCTTTATGACCAGATGCAGACCCGATATGTCATTCAGGAAAAGATGATGCTTCAATCCGGGGTCACAGATATATGGCCCACCCGATATGCTGTGTATTCACAGCAGAACCAAGATGTCATCGCCAACTACAACAGATCATCAGGGTATGATGAGAATTACCTAAAAAGAAATATGAGTGGCCAATGGACATATGGTGATCATGGTGCGGAATCTCAAGAGGAGCTTCAATCCTTTTACTGGTTCTTTACCGATTCCTTGGCCCAGCCGGGGATGTTGACGGGAAGCAACCTGGTGATTGAAGCCAGCTTCAGTTATGAGAACATTCAGAACATGCTGGACACGTACAAGAAAGGTGGACAAGGCGATCCCTTCTTTTATCACAAAGGGAATTCGCCCATTCTGAACCGCAGTGCAGACAAGCAGCTATCCGAAGAACTCATTCGTTATCTGGATACTCACTCCCCGGAGGACACTACACCGGATGTCGTGAAGCTGAATGGGAAGAACTATCTGGTCAGTTCTGTAAAGTCTTCATATTTGGATTGGCATTTAGTAGATGTGGTCCCACTCTATCAGATCCTGCAACCCATTTCACTCAGTCGGAACCTGTTCTATCTCTTTATGGTTCTGCTATTTGTTGTGGGCATTTCCGCTTCAATACTACTGTACAGAAACGTTCAATATCCGATCAAAAAGCTGATCCAGGGCTTACAGCGTGTGCAGCGGGGAGACTATTCCGTACGTCTGCATAGCAAGGATCAGAATGAGTTCTCATTTCTGTTTCATCGATTTAATGATATGTCTCATCAAATTCAAGATCTGATCGAGAATGTATTTCATGAAAAGATCAGAGCCCGGGAAGCCACGCTGAAGCAGCTGCAGGCGCAGATCAATCCCCATTTTCTGTATAACTGCCTTGGCTATATCATCAATATGGCCCAGATGAAGGATGAAGAAGCGGTCATCTCTATGGCTTATAACTTAAGTGCGTACTATCGCTATACCACCCGAGTGGAACGAGAAACGTCTTCTTTGAAGGAAGAAATCAAGCTGCTCGTCAACTATTTGGATATCCAAAAGCTGCGCAATGGGAGAATTGAATATCATATCGATATCCCTGAGCATATGCTTAGCCAGTCTGTTCCACGTTTAATGCTTCAACCGATTGTGGAAAATTCGGTCATTCACGGCGTAGCGAAGTCGTATTCATCTGGTGAAATCCGAATTAGCGGGGAAAGCTCGGACGGTTTCTGCAAAATTTACATTGATGACGACGGACCCGGCCTGAGCCCGGATCAGTTGGAAGCTCTGAATCGTAAAATGCAGCAGCCGCTGCAGGAGGAGATGGGCTGTGGTCTCTGGAATACGAACCAGCGGATCATGCACCTATTCGGCAATCAGTCATGCCTTATTTTCAAGCCGTCCCCGCTCGGCGGATTCCGAACAGAGATCATCTGGGAGATTCCAACAGAGGAAGAAAATCATAACGATATAAGTTGAACTAAACATTTACACGATAACGGAGAGGGCAGAACAAATCTGGAGAAGCAAAGCGTTCGCCTAAAAGCTTTCTGAAAGAAAGCTACATCGGAAGCATAGGCTTATCTCCGGATTTCCCCTTTTGTAAGGGATTCAAAAAATCTGGGGATAACAGCGATCGGAAGGTGGTTCTGACCGCGCAGTGGTCCCGTGTAAAATCATTCGTTCAACTTATATATACAAACCATCAAGGAGACAAATAACATGCAGATGATCATCGTAGACGATGAAGCACACTGGGTAGATAACCTTTCCATGACCAAACCCTGGCACACGCTGGGGATTGAACATGTGCATAAAGCTTACTCAGCACATGAAGCACTACAAATTATCGATACGCACCCCATTGATATTGTGATCTCGGATATTCAGATGCCCGAAATGACAGGTATTGAACTGATCGAACGGATCAGAGTCCGTGACAAAAAAATAAAGTGTATTCTTTTATCCGGATATTCCGAATTCGATTACGCCAAAAAAGCCATCCAGTACGAGGCCGTTGATTACTTGCTGAAACCACCGACTGACGATGAATTGATGGGCGCCGTTCAAAAGGCCATTGATCAATTAAACACAGAATGGGAGCTCATAAGCTCACTTAAACGAACCCAGTTTACCCTTCGGGAGAATCTGCCCCATTTACGTGGTCGACTGCTCCTTGAGGCCTTACAGGGACATCGATTCGCAGCCGGCGAATGGGAACGGAAACTTGCGAATTACGATCTGCCCTTCCACGACGGAGATTACGCGTTAATGCTTGTACGTATGGAAGAAGAATTCAGGCACTATGACAACAACGATCAAACCTTGATCGAATATGCAGTCAGCAATATGGCTGAAGAGATTATGGGTGAGTTTATGGAAGTCTGGGGCGTGAAGGAGGAACATGGATATCTGGTGTTTCTGATTCAACTTAAAGAGAACGATACCGACATTGGAAAAGAAACTATACTGGAGAAGCTTTCTGTGCAGCTTCAGTCTAAGGTCAAGCAGTTCCTGAAGGGTTCCCTCTCCATCGTCATCACCGAGTGGTTCCCGTTTCCAGAACTGCTATATGACCGCTTTCGGCAGGCCTCGGCTTATTTCCGGCAAATTGTCGGAGATGAGCGCGAATTCGTGATGCGGGTCAGTGACGTGGAAACGCCCGCAGCGCAAGGCCCCCTGGATGTCCTGTATACTCCGCCCTCTTTCATTCATCTGTTGGAAAGCGGGCAATGGGATGCCGCAGAAGAAAAAATAGTAGCCGTCTGTGAGGAGCTGGATGAGAAATGGTCGGAATCGTGGGAGCATTGTATGGAGGCAGGTTTTTTAATTACGGCTTCTTTCACCAATCTCGCACACCGAAATAGGCTTACTCTGGCTACCTTAATGGGTAGCGATATGGAGTGGCTGCAGAGCGGGAAAGCTTTCTCCACCATCAGTAAACTGCGAAAATGGTCGCTTAGTGTGCTCGGCAAACTCAAGGAAGGCACGTCCAACGAAATCAAAGACATACGTTCCGAGTATGTGAAGAAGATTCAGGATTTTACGGATAAAAACCTGCATCTGGATGTTTCCCTCCGTGTACTGGCCGACCATGTCAATCTGCATCCGACCCATTTGTCCAAGATTTATAAGATTGAAACTGGTGAAGGCATAAGTGATTATATCTCGCGCCTGCGCATGGATCGTGCCTGTCACAAGCTGAAAATGACCACCAAAAAAGTATATGAAATCAGCATGGAGATTGGATATATGGACCCTGCTTATTTTATCAAGGTGTTCAAACGCCAGTTTGGGGTCACGCCGCAGGAGTACAGAGACCATCATAAATAGCATGATAGAGTCCTATCGAAACTAAAAAACTCATATAGATGCCATCCCCACCGACTTGGTACAGTTACACTTGTAAAGATCATACACCGTAGGGGGATTGAAGAATGATCAAATTCAAAGCATGGTGGTCGCTGCTCATGGTCATCGCACTTATCACAATTACAGCCTGTGGCAGTGGCGAAACATCCAATGAGAATGCCACGAACGATAATACGCCGGCGGCGGTCGGTTCACCCGAAGCAGAAGCTGCTTTTGCAAAAGGGAAATACGATCCACCCATTGAGTTCAGTTCGGTGTTGATGCCGAAGAAATATGTTCAAGGGGACACCAAAGAAAATAACGTTCACGATCGGTGGATGCTGGAAACGCTGGGCATGAAGCATAAAGATACCTGGTATCCGGCCAATGATGATCAATACAAACAAAAGCTTCAGTTGGGCCATTGCCTCTGGCGAGAAGCTGCCTGATTTCGTTTCGGTACCCACCAATGCGGTATTGACCAATCAACTTATTGATTCCGGTCAATTCATTGCCATCGATGAGTTGTTCGACAAGTATGCAAATAAAATTCTGAAAGACCACGCGGCAGCGCATCCGGAGCTATGGTACCCTTTCACCAAGGACGGCAAGAAATACAATATGCCGATCCTGGAATACACAGATAATGACGACACGCTGCTGTGGCTCAGGGAAGATTGGATGGAAAAGCTGAATCTGGAAGCTCCCAAAACCATCGCGGATCTTGAAAATATCATGGATAAATTCAAGAACAAGAACCCGGATGGCTTAGCACCTAATGAAGTTTTTCCACTCGCAATTTCTTTGAAAAATAATACAAACACCTGGATGGGCTCACTCGATTGGTTATTCGGAGCATACGGCACGGTCCAGGAGCAGTGGAACAAAGACGCCGATGGCAATCTGGAGTACGGCTCCATTAATCCAGGTGCAAAGCAGGCACTCGCGAAGCTTAGTGAGTGGATGGAAAAAGGCTATATTCATACCGACTCCGCCCTGTGGGATGAAGGTAAATCTGCGGAGAGCTGGACGAAAGGCACCGCAGGTATTCTGCCCGGATCCAACTGGATTCCAGACTGGCCAGCCCCCGATCTGTTGAAGAATGTGCCTGGAGCGAAAATTAAAGCTTATCCAGTCCCAAAAGGTCCAGATGGACTCATCGGTACGAAATGGCAGAACGCCGGCGTCAACGCCAGTATTATGATTAACAAGGACGCGAAGCATCCTGAAGCCATTTTCCTGTACTATAACTATCTGCTCGATAACCTGGCTAACCCGGCCGCTGGCAGTAAATATGAATACGGCTTCGCCAAAGGCTACGATTGGGACATCGTGGACGGACAACCGACCAGTGATAAAGAGAAGATTAAAGACTTCTCCAACGAGTTCCCTTTCCTGACGGGCCCGGCACGTATCCCGGATCTGTACATGAAGACACTCGTTAAACTGGCTGATGGGAAGACGCCAGAAACCCCTTATGAGAAACAAATGGCCGAGTTCCGCAAACCCGAAAACTGGGCCGCAGCCAAGGTAGTCA carries:
- a CDS encoding response regulator, whose protein sequence is MQMIIVDDEAHWVDNLSMTKPWHTLGIEHVHKAYSAHEALQIIDTHPIDIVISDIQMPEMTGIELIERIRVRDKKIKCILLSGYSEFDYAKKAIQYEAVDYLLKPPTDDELMGAVQKAIDQLNTEWELISSLKRTQFTLRENLPHLRGRLLLEALQGHRFAAGEWERKLANYDLPFHDGDYALMLVRMEEEFRHYDNNDQTLIEYAVSNMAEEIMGEFMEVWGVKEEHGYLVFLIQLKENDTDIGKETILEKLSVQLQSKVKQFLKGSLSIVITEWFPFPELLYDRFRQASAYFRQIVGDEREFVMRVSDVETPAAQGPLDVLYTPPSFIHLLESGQWDAAEEKIVAVCEELDEKWSESWEHCMEAGFLITASFTNLAHRNRLTLATLMGSDMEWLQSGKAFSTISKLRKWSLSVLGKLKEGTSNEIKDIRSEYVKKIQDFTDKNLHLDVSLRVLADHVNLHPTHLSKIYKIETGEGISDYISRLRMDRACHKLKMTTKKVYEISMEIGYMDPAYFIKVFKRQFGVTPQEYRDHHK
- a CDS encoding ABC transporter substrate-binding protein — its product is MMINTNKSFSWAIASGEKLPDFVSVPTNAVLTNQLIDSGQFIAIDELFDKYANKILKDHAAAHPELWYPFTKDGKKYNMPILEYTDNDDTLLWLREDWMEKLNLEAPKTIADLENIMDKFKNKNPDGLAPNEVFPLAISLKNNTNTWMGSLDWLFGAYGTVQEQWNKDADGNLEYGSINPGAKQALAKLSEWMEKGYIHTDSALWDEGKSAESWTKGTAGILPGSNWIPDWPAPDLLKNVPGAKIKAYPVPKGPDGLIGTKWQNAGVNASIMINKDAKHPEAIFLYYNYLLDNLANPAAGSKYEYGFAKGYDWDIVDGQPTSDKEKIKDFSNEFPFLTGPARIPDLYMKTLVKLADGKTPETPYEKQMAEFRKPENWAAAKVVMSQLDIRKQNYFTGAATPTMVSKWNLLRQSEMETFNKIIYGKLPIDAFDQFVANWKSNGGDQITQEVNEWFKSVSGK